In one window of Opitutus sp. GAS368 DNA:
- a CDS encoding response regulator: protein MPAYPPPITAKKRILIVDDNASDTLLVELCLEQTNDYVVKTENNAKLALATAKEFRPHLILLDVRMPGLDGGELAACFQADPALNAVPIVFLTALVTKSEVAAGNGRGGKFPILAKPIILPELVAFLKQRLGG from the coding sequence ATGCCCGCCTACCCCCCACCGATAACCGCGAAGAAGCGCATCCTGATCGTGGACGATAACGCCAGCGACACCCTGCTGGTGGAACTCTGCCTGGAACAGACCAACGACTACGTGGTAAAGACGGAAAATAACGCCAAGCTGGCGTTGGCCACGGCAAAGGAGTTCCGGCCGCACCTGATTCTGCTGGATGTAAGAATGCCGGGCCTGGACGGCGGGGAACTGGCCGCTTGTTTCCAGGCGGACCCGGCCTTGAACGCCGTGCCGATCGTGTTTTTGACGGCACTCGTCACGAAAAGCGAAGTGGCGGCCGGTAATGGCCGGGGGGGAAAATTTCCCATTCTGGCCAAGCCCATTATATTGCCAGAACTGGTCGCCTTTCTCAAACAGCGCCTGGGTGGATGA
- a CDS encoding response regulator, with amino-acid sequence MIAPADILKASILIVDDQAANISLLEQMLREAGYACIASTQDPRAVCALHREHRYDLILLDLQMPGLDGFQVMEGLKKIETDGYLSVLVITAQPDHKLRALKAGAKDFVSKPIDLAEVLLRVHNMLEVRLLHRDAARRTQQAELSEQALRASELRYRRLFEAAKDGILMLELVTGRITDVNPFLIALLGSSHRDMVGKTVGELSPFKDIESNQVMLERLQQDGYVRYDNLPLETTDGRRIAVEFVSNVYQSGEEKVIQCNVRDITERKAAEEKIRQLNDDLERRVTARTAQLDAANKELEAFSYSVSHDLRAPLRAVDGFSQAVLEDHGPALSEDGRRQLQVIRESAQKMGVLIDNLLSFSRLSRQALDKRSIATGRLVRGVLAELGSPWPERSVEIRTGDLPACCGDQALLKQVWLNLLSNALKYTGRREKAVIEIGCLPINGVETFFVRDNGTGFDMRYAGKLFGVFQRLHRAEEYEGTGVGLAIVQRIVQRHGGRVWAEGAVDCGATFYFNLEKETKA; translated from the coding sequence ATGATCGCCCCCGCGGACATTCTCAAGGCCAGCATCCTGATCGTTGACGACCAGGCCGCCAACATCTCCCTGCTGGAGCAGATGCTGCGCGAAGCCGGCTACGCTTGCATCGCCTCCACGCAGGATCCGCGCGCGGTCTGCGCGCTTCACCGCGAGCACCGCTACGACTTGATCCTGCTCGATCTGCAGATGCCCGGCCTGGATGGATTCCAGGTGATGGAGGGTCTGAAGAAAATCGAAACGGACGGCTATCTTTCCGTCCTCGTCATCACCGCCCAGCCGGATCACAAGCTGCGCGCCCTGAAGGCCGGGGCGAAGGATTTCGTCAGCAAGCCGATCGATCTCGCCGAGGTCTTGCTCCGGGTGCACAATATGCTCGAAGTCCGCCTGCTGCACCGGGACGCGGCGCGGCGGACGCAACAGGCCGAGCTCAGCGAACAGGCCCTCCGCGCCTCCGAGCTGCGCTATCGCCGGTTGTTTGAAGCGGCGAAGGACGGCATCCTGATGCTGGAGCTGGTCACGGGGCGCATCACCGATGTGAACCCTTTCCTGATCGCCCTGCTGGGTTCATCCCACCGGGACATGGTCGGCAAAACCGTCGGGGAGCTCAGCCCCTTCAAGGACATCGAGTCAAACCAGGTCATGCTCGAGCGGTTGCAACAGGACGGGTATGTCCGCTATGACAACCTGCCGCTGGAAACGACGGATGGCCGGCGCATTGCCGTGGAGTTTGTCAGCAACGTGTATCAATCCGGCGAGGAAAAGGTGATCCAATGCAATGTCCGCGACATCACCGAGCGAAAGGCGGCGGAGGAAAAAATCCGCCAGCTGAACGACGACCTGGAACGTCGTGTGACCGCGCGCACCGCGCAACTCGATGCGGCGAACAAGGAGCTCGAGGCGTTTTCCTATTCGGTGTCGCACGATCTGCGCGCGCCGCTGCGGGCCGTCGACGGATTCTCGCAGGCGGTGCTGGAGGATCACGGGCCGGCGTTGTCGGAGGACGGCCGGCGCCAGCTGCAGGTCATCCGGGAGTCAGCGCAGAAAATGGGCGTGCTCATCGACAATTTGCTGTCCTTTTCCCGGCTCAGCCGCCAGGCGCTGGACAAGCGGAGCATCGCCACCGGCCGGCTGGTGCGTGGCGTGCTCGCCGAGCTGGGCTCCCCGTGGCCGGAACGGTCGGTGGAAATCCGCACCGGCGACCTGCCCGCGTGTTGCGGTGATCAGGCGTTGCTGAAACAGGTCTGGCTTAACCTCCTGTCCAACGCGCTGAAATACACGGGCCGGCGGGAAAAAGCGGTGATCGAGATCGGCTGCCTGCCAATCAACGGCGTGGAGACCTTTTTCGTCCGCGACAACGGCACCGGGTTTGACATGCGCTATGCCGGCAAGCTCTTCGGCGTCTTCCAGCGGCTGCACCGCGCGGAGGAATACGAGGGCACCGGCGTCGGCCTCGCAATCGTGCAGCGCATCGTGCAGCGCCATGGTGGACGCGTGTGGGCCGAAGGCGCCGTCGATTGCGGAGCGACGTTTTATTTCAACCTGGAAAAGGAGACCAAAGCATGA
- a CDS encoding PAS domain-containing sensor histidine kinase: MAHAPSLPRDAERLSAGTAEVITEVRREEALLKAGALQNAILNSANFSSIATDEKGVIQIFNVGAERMLGYTAADVLNRITPADISDPQEVIARAKALSLELATTITPGFEALVFKASRGIEDIYELTYIRKDGSRFPAIVSVTALRDEQGGIIGYLLIGTDNSARKQAEEALLKAGALQSAIFNSANFSSIATDAKGVIQIFNVGAERMLGYTAAEVMNQITPADISDPQEVIARAKALSAELGTPITPGFEALVFKASRGIEDIYELTYIRKDGSRFAAVVSVTALRDERGGIIGYLLIGTDNTARKQVEEEQKKLDQRLRDQQFYTRSLIESNIDALMTTDPAGIITDVNKQMEALTDCTRDELIGAPFKNYFTDPERAEAGIKLVLSEKKVTNYELTARARDGKETVVSYNATTFYDRDRRLQGVFAAARDVTERKRFEQALQESNVELEGAKSAAEKANLAKSDFLSSMSHELRSPLNAILGFAQLMESAAPRPTAAQAARITQILQAGWHLLKLINEILDLAVIESGQVLLSKESVSLSEVMAECRTMMEPQAQQRGIGMTFPQFDHPVFVGADRTRLKQIVINLLSNAIKYNKDHGTVVVDCAVIAPERIRISVKDTGAGLPREKMQQLFQPFNRLGQEAGSVAGTGIGLVVTKRLAELMEGTLGVESTPGMGSVFWCDLPAAAAPQLEIPPGEAEAPVQPELVAGRPRRTLLYVEDNPANMELVEQLIALRPDIKLITAVNGTLGIELARTTRPTMILMDINLPGLSGIKALKILQEDPATAHIPIVALSANAMPRDIAKGLEAGFFRYLTKPIKVNEFMDTLNIALKFAETSVALDA; this comes from the coding sequence ATGGCCCATGCCCCTTCCCTGCCCCGCGATGCCGAACGTCTCTCGGCGGGCACGGCGGAGGTCATCACCGAGGTTCGCCGCGAGGAGGCCCTGCTGAAGGCGGGCGCGCTGCAGAACGCCATCCTCAACAGCGCCAATTTCTCCAGTATCGCCACCGACGAGAAGGGCGTCATCCAGATCTTCAATGTCGGCGCCGAACGCATGCTCGGCTACACGGCCGCCGATGTCCTGAACCGGATCACCCCGGCCGATATCTCCGATCCCCAGGAAGTCATCGCGCGCGCCAAGGCCCTCAGCCTGGAGCTGGCCACCACGATCACGCCGGGCTTCGAGGCCCTGGTCTTCAAGGCCTCGCGCGGCATCGAGGACATCTACGAGCTGACCTACATCCGCAAGGACGGCAGCCGCTTCCCGGCCATCGTGTCGGTCACGGCGCTGCGCGACGAGCAGGGTGGGATCATCGGCTACCTGCTGATCGGCACCGACAACAGCGCCCGCAAGCAGGCGGAAGAGGCTCTGCTCAAGGCCGGGGCCCTGCAGAGCGCCATCTTCAACAGCGCCAACTTCTCCAGCATCGCCACGGACGCGAAAGGCGTCATCCAGATCTTCAACGTCGGCGCCGAACGCATGCTGGGCTACACGGCCGCCGAGGTGATGAACCAGATCACGCCGGCGGACATTTCCGACCCCCAGGAGGTGATCGCGCGCGCGAAGGCGCTCAGCGCCGAGCTCGGCACCCCCATCACCCCGGGCTTCGAGGCCCTGGTCTTCAAGGCCTCGCGCGGGATCGAGGACATCTACGAGCTGACCTACATCCGCAAGGACGGCAGCCGGTTCGCGGCGGTGGTGTCCGTCACGGCGCTGCGCGACGAGCGGGGCGGAATCATCGGCTACCTGCTGATCGGCACCGACAACACCGCGCGCAAACAGGTCGAGGAGGAGCAGAAGAAACTCGATCAGCGCCTGCGCGACCAGCAGTTCTACACCCGCTCGCTCATCGAATCCAACATCGACGCGCTGATGACCACCGATCCGGCCGGCATCATCACCGACGTGAACAAGCAGATGGAAGCGCTCACGGACTGCACGCGCGACGAGTTGATCGGCGCGCCGTTCAAGAACTACTTCACCGATCCGGAGCGGGCCGAGGCCGGCATCAAGCTCGTGCTGAGCGAGAAGAAGGTCACGAACTACGAACTCACGGCGCGCGCCCGGGACGGCAAGGAAACCGTCGTCTCCTACAACGCGACCACGTTCTACGACCGGGATCGGCGGCTGCAGGGCGTGTTCGCTGCCGCGCGCGACGTCACGGAGCGGAAACGCTTCGAGCAGGCGCTCCAGGAATCGAATGTCGAGCTGGAGGGCGCCAAATCCGCGGCGGAGAAAGCCAACCTCGCCAAGTCCGATTTCCTTTCCAGCATGAGCCACGAGCTGCGCAGCCCGCTCAATGCGATCCTCGGCTTTGCCCAGCTCATGGAGTCGGCCGCCCCCCGGCCGACGGCCGCCCAGGCGGCGCGCATCACGCAGATCCTCCAGGCGGGATGGCATCTGCTGAAGCTGATCAATGAAATCCTCGACCTCGCGGTGATCGAGTCCGGGCAGGTGCTGCTGTCGAAGGAATCGGTGTCGTTGTCCGAGGTCATGGCCGAATGCCGGACCATGATGGAGCCGCAGGCGCAACAGCGCGGCATCGGCATGACTTTCCCGCAATTCGACCACCCCGTCTTTGTCGGAGCCGACCGGACCCGCCTGAAGCAGATCGTCATCAACCTGCTTTCCAACGCGATCAAATACAACAAGGACCATGGCACGGTGGTCGTGGACTGCGCCGTGATCGCCCCGGAGCGCATCCGCATCAGCGTCAAGGACACCGGCGCCGGTCTGCCCCGGGAAAAGATGCAGCAGCTGTTCCAGCCGTTCAACCGGCTGGGCCAGGAGGCCGGCAGCGTGGCCGGCACGGGCATCGGCCTGGTGGTGACCAAGCGGCTGGCCGAGCTGATGGAGGGCACCCTCGGCGTGGAAAGCACGCCCGGGATGGGCAGCGTGTTCTGGTGCGATCTGCCCGCGGCGGCGGCGCCTCAACTCGAAATCCCACCCGGCGAAGCCGAGGCCCCGGTCCAGCCGGAACTAGTGGCCGGCAGACCGCGGCGCACCCTGCTCTATGTCGAAGACAACCCGGCCAACATGGAATTGGTCGAGCAGCTCATTGCGCTGCGCCCGGACATAAAACTGATCACCGCGGTGAACGGAACCCTGGGCATCGAACTCGCCCGCACCACGCGCCCGACGATGATCCTGATGGACATCAACCTGCCGGGCCTCAGCGGGATCAAGGCCCTGAAAATCCTGCAGGAAGACCCCGCCACCGCGCACATCCCCATCGTGGCCCTGAGCGCCAATGCCATGCCCCGCGACATCGCGAAGGGGCTGGAAGCAGGATTCTTCCGCTATCTCACCAAGCCCATCAAGGTAAACGAGTTCATGGACACATTGAACATCGCGCTGAAATTTGCCGAGACGTCGGTCGCGCTGGACGCCTGA
- a CDS encoding response regulator — protein MNATNAVELLLVEDSPQDLELALRALRQAKISNSIHVARDGAEALEFVFCEGAHATRKITDGPKVILLDLKLPKVDGLEVLKRIKGDARTKMIPIVVLTSSKEQSDVVESYQLGVNSYIVKPVNFEQFTEAVRHLGLYWLLHNQPPKAGE, from the coding sequence ATGAACGCCACCAACGCCGTCGAGCTGCTGCTCGTCGAAGACAGCCCGCAGGACCTGGAGCTGGCGTTGCGTGCCCTGCGCCAGGCCAAGATCTCGAACAGCATCCACGTCGCCCGCGACGGCGCCGAGGCCCTCGAGTTTGTTTTCTGCGAGGGCGCCCATGCCACCCGCAAGATCACGGACGGCCCCAAGGTGATCCTGCTCGACCTGAAACTGCCCAAGGTGGACGGGCTCGAGGTGCTGAAGCGCATCAAGGGCGATGCGCGCACGAAGATGATCCCGATCGTCGTGCTCACCTCGTCAAAGGAGCAGAGCGACGTGGTGGAAAGCTACCAGCTCGGTGTGAACAGCTACATCGTGAAGCCCGTGAATTTCGAGCAGTTCACCGAGGCCGTGCGTCATCTCGGGCTCTACTGGCTGCTTCACAACCAGCCGCCGAAGGCCGGCGAATGA